The Clostridia bacterium genome segment CTCCAGAGAAATATCAATTTAGGTTGGATTTTGATGATGAAAGAAGCCTTTATATAACATTTTGGTGGTTTGGATATTTCCATTATACTGATAATGAAATAGAACATTCCATGACGGCTTTATTAGGATTTGATCCGATTAGTCCTTATTTTACTTTTGATGCTTTTACTAAAATGCTTGAGGGTAAAAAGGGCAATATTAAGAGCTTTTTACTTGATCAGCATAATATCGCAGGAATAGGCAATGTGTATATTCAGGATATTTTATTTTTGGCAAAGGTTCATCCTTTGAAAAAAATAAATACTTTAACAGACGAGCAAAAGTTTGGTCTGTTTGAAGCTATAAAAAACCAATTAAAAAAAGCTGCTGACAAACAAGGCTTGAAATTTGAAAAAGACTTGTATGGCAAAAACGGTGGATATGAATTTGAAT includes the following:
- a CDS encoding DNA-formamidopyrimidine glycosylase family protein, with protein sequence MRGKDMPELPEIFNIHKQFKKEFLGRTIVGIEILQSKCLNLPEQDFKSKVLNKAITDVGYKGKWLIIKLSEGLLYLSLGMGGDFLLAKSGQEKAPEKYQFRLDFDDERSLYITFWWFGYFHYTDNEIEHSMTALLGFDPISPYFTFDAFTKMLEGKKGNIKSFLLDQHNIAGIGNVYIQDILFLAKVHPLKKINTLTDEQKFGLFEAIKNQLKKAADKQGLKFEKDLYGKNGGYEFEYVAYQKGKPCPVCNTKIVEIKTGSTRSYICPSCQK